In Papaver somniferum cultivar HN1 chromosome 9, ASM357369v1, whole genome shotgun sequence, the genomic stretch TAAGTTTATGATAACAACATAAGTTCACCATTATTTTTGAAAGTAGTATAGTTTATGATAACAACATAAGTTCACCATTATTTTTGAAAGTTTATTAAAAAAGGCCAATCTGATTATTTCATAATCACATTTCTATTTCGTATCTGTATATACGTATTTATAACTATATAGCTTAGTTATACAGTAAAAAAAAGATGATTAATGGTAATAAACCATCATACAGATGACAGTAAAAACCAGTGTACCCAAGACACCACACAGTGAATCTaatcttttttctcttctcaatttcatgatttctttttctctcttcatTCTCAAATACTCTTCATACTTCTCCTTCCTTTCTTCTCTCACTATATTCTTTCTCTCTCCACTTCCAATCCCAGCTTGTAAGATCTCCAAACTATCCCTTCCATTTAGACTAATCCCATCCATATCCTCAATTTGTAAACTCACTTCTTTCACCTGAACATCTCCATTTTCACAGCCACCGAATCCAACAATAATCCCACACAGCACTTCTTCATCTCCATGGCTGTTTCCACTGCCCTTCAAGATTGTAGCAAATCTCACCTGAATTTCTCCGGTTAACCAATGACGATGAACCGAAACAGGTTTCCAACTTGATAGATTAGCTGACCTCCGTTGGATTGGATCAATAATTATCCAACTCAAAGTTAGGTTCTCATTTAAGTCTTGGCATATGTCTTTGCCGTTTTGTATTGTTGTTGGGATAATATCTTTCGGTTCTAATAAATCTATTCTAAATGGTGAACACCGGAACCAGTTTGTTGTTGTTTGGGTTTCTTCTATTTTTGAGTAGATAACATTGTTTTTGTACTGAATATCAATGGCTGAGATTAATTCTGAagctggtggcggtggtggtggtgacgaTTGAAGATTGTTTGAAGAGAG encodes the following:
- the LOC113314153 gene encoding probable F-box protein At2g36090 gives rise to the protein MFTSEPPPPLSTTAIIQSESTNNNNNMGEATATISTVHPDILLTHIFSRLDGSSLASASCTTTQLHSLSTQEHLWSNICKSTWQSTNDPRISHLISTFQNGPRSFFSDSFPLLSSNNLQSSPPPPPPASELISAIDIQYKNNVIYSKIEETQTTTNWFRCSPFRIDLLEPKDIIPTTIQNGKDICQDLNENLTLSWIIIDPIQRRSANLSSWKPVSVHRHWLTGEIQVRFATILKGSGNSHGDEEVLCGIIVGFGGCENGDVQVKEVSLQIEDMDGISLNGRDSLEILQAGIGSGERKNIVREERKEKYEEYLRMKREKEIMKLRREKRLDSLCGVLGTLVFTVICMMVYYH